Proteins encoded by one window of Aliivibrio wodanis:
- the xthA gene encoding exodeoxyribonuclease III, with protein MKVISFNINGLRARLHQLQAIIDKHNPDVIGLQEIKVHNEMFPIEAVEAMGYKVYFHGQKAHYGVAMLCKQEPISVQYGFDTDTEEHQKRMIITTHQREDGSQFTVMNGYFPQGDSIKHETKFPYKRQFYKDLMTHLNTHHNSDEELIIMGDINISPIDADIGIGEPNAKRWLRTGKCSFQPEEREWLQTVKDWGFEDTFRNLHPDVTDQYSWFDYRSKGFVDNRGLRIDVVMATPILAAKCTEAGIDYELRGIEKPSDHAPIWSTFK; from the coding sequence ATGAAAGTAATCTCATTCAACATAAATGGCCTTCGTGCTCGCCTTCATCAACTTCAAGCTATTATTGATAAGCACAATCCTGACGTTATTGGTCTCCAAGAGATCAAAGTACATAACGAGATGTTTCCTATCGAAGCTGTTGAGGCAATGGGCTACAAAGTCTACTTCCATGGTCAAAAAGCACATTACGGTGTTGCTATGCTATGTAAGCAAGAGCCTATTTCTGTTCAGTACGGTTTTGATACTGATACCGAAGAACATCAAAAACGCATGATCATAACAACACATCAACGTGAAGATGGCTCACAGTTCACTGTTATGAACGGTTATTTCCCACAGGGTGATAGCATCAAGCATGAAACTAAATTCCCGTATAAACGTCAGTTCTATAAAGATTTAATGACGCATCTAAACACTCACCACAATAGCGATGAAGAGCTGATTATAATGGGTGACATTAATATCAGCCCTATTGATGCTGATATCGGTATTGGTGAGCCGAACGCAAAACGTTGGTTAAGAACAGGTAAGTGTTCATTCCAACCAGAAGAGCGTGAATGGCTACAAACAGTAAAAGATTGGGGGTTTGAAGATACCTTCCGTAACCTTCACCCTGACGTCACTGACCAGTACTCATGGTTTGATTACCGCTCTAAAGGGTTTGTTGATAACCGTGGTCTTCGCATTGATGTGGTAATGGCGACACCAATACTCGCAGCAAAGTGTACTGAAGCCGGTATTGATTACGAATTACGCGGCATTGAGAAACCATCTGATCACGCGCCAATCTGGTCTACATTTAAATAA
- the aotP gene encoding arginine/ornithine periplasmic binding protein-dependent transporter, ATP-binding component: MKDAVALEVKDLHKHFGQNEVLKGISLEANKGDVISIIGSSGSGKSTFLRCINLLETPTQGEIWVNGELIEMKNNRLGESIPANEKQVQRIRSRLAMVFQGFNLWSHMTVLQNVIEAPIHVLGVPKAEAIEKAEQILKQVGLYERRDYYPGHLSGGQQQRAAIARALAVDPEVMLFDEPTSALDPELVGEVLGVMRDLAEEGRTMLVVTHEMAFARDVSNHVMFLHQGLVEEQGDPAKLFTNPESERLKQFISSIY, from the coding sequence ATGAAGGATGCTGTCGCGCTAGAAGTGAAAGACTTACACAAACACTTTGGGCAAAATGAAGTCTTGAAGGGTATTTCTTTAGAAGCGAATAAAGGTGATGTGATTTCCATTATTGGATCATCAGGTTCAGGTAAAAGTACCTTCTTACGCTGTATTAATTTACTTGAAACCCCTACTCAAGGTGAAATTTGGGTAAACGGTGAACTCATTGAGATGAAGAATAACCGCTTAGGTGAATCTATTCCTGCGAATGAAAAACAAGTTCAACGAATTCGTTCTCGCCTTGCGATGGTTTTTCAAGGTTTTAACTTATGGTCACACATGACAGTGCTTCAAAATGTGATAGAAGCACCTATACATGTTTTAGGAGTACCGAAAGCAGAAGCTATTGAGAAAGCTGAGCAGATTTTAAAACAAGTTGGCTTGTATGAACGTAGAGATTACTATCCAGGGCATCTATCGGGAGGACAACAGCAACGTGCGGCTATTGCACGAGCTTTAGCGGTTGATCCCGAGGTAATGTTATTTGATGAGCCAACCTCTGCTCTTGACCCTGAATTAGTAGGGGAAGTTCTTGGAGTAATGCGAGATCTTGCTGAAGAGGGGCGCACCATGTTGGTAGTAACACATGAAATGGCGTTTGCTCGTGATGTATCAAATCATGTGATGTTCTTACATCAAGGTTTGGTTGAAGAGCAGGGCGATCCCGCTAAGCTTTTTACTAATCCAGAGTCAGAACGTTTAAAACAGTTTATTTCATCTATTTATTAG
- the pflB gene encoding formate acetyltransferase 1 yields the protein MAEQFAKAWTGFADGEWQNEVNVRDFIQKNYAPYEGDEEFLVSEGTEATNKLWAKVMEGIKQENATHAPVDFDTSLISTITAHDAGYINKDLETIVGLQTDAPLKRAIIPNGGVRMVEGSCKAYDRELDPMVSKIYSEYRKTHNAGVFDIYTKDILNCRKSGVLTGLPDAYGRGRIIGDYRRVALYGIDFLIKDKLAQFASLQERFEKGEDLTATMQLREEIAEQHRALGQIKVMAAKYGCDISEPATTAQEAIQWTYFGYLAAVKSQNGAAMSLGRTSTFLDIYIQRDIEAGLLTEELAQEMIDHFVMKLRMVRFLRTPEYDELFSGDPIWATESMGGMGIDGRTLVTRTNFRFLNSLYTMGPSPEPNITVLWSEQLPVGFKRFCAKVSIDTSSIQYENDDLMRPDLGSDDYAIACCVSPMIVGKQMQFFGARANLAKTMLYSINGGVDEKLKIQVGPKEAPMTDEVLDYAKVMDRLDHFMDWLATQYVTALNSIHYMHDKYSYEASLMALHDRDVRRTMACGIAGLSVAADSLSAIKFATVKPIRDEDGIAIDFDIEGDYPKFGNNDARVDDIACELVSTFMGKIRKLTMYRNAIPTQSILTITSNVVYGKKTGNTPDGRQAGAPFAPGANPMHGRDEKGAVASLTSVGKLPFADAQDGISYTFSIVPNALGKDDDNRRSNLAGLMDGYFHHEANLEGGQHLNVNVLNRETLEDAVKHPENYPQLTIRVSGYAVRFNSLTTEQQKDVIARTFTETL from the coding sequence ATGGCAGAGCAATTTGCTAAAGCTTGGACAGGTTTTGCAGACGGTGAGTGGCAAAACGAAGTTAACGTTCGCGATTTCATCCAAAAGAACTATGCACCTTATGAAGGTGATGAAGAATTCCTAGTTTCTGAAGGTACTGAAGCAACTAACAAGCTTTGGGCTAAAGTAATGGAAGGCATCAAACAGGAAAACGCAACTCATGCACCTGTTGATTTTGATACTTCTCTTATCTCTACCATTACAGCTCATGACGCTGGATACATCAACAAAGACCTAGAAACAATCGTTGGTCTTCAAACTGATGCTCCTCTAAAGCGTGCAATCATCCCTAACGGTGGTGTACGTATGGTTGAAGGTTCTTGTAAAGCATACGATCGTGAACTTGATCCTATGGTTTCAAAAATCTATTCTGAATACCGCAAAACACACAATGCTGGTGTTTTCGATATCTATACTAAAGACATCCTAAACTGTCGTAAATCAGGAGTTCTAACAGGTCTTCCTGATGCATATGGCCGTGGTCGTATCATTGGTGATTACCGTCGTGTTGCACTTTACGGTATTGATTTCCTAATCAAAGACAAGCTAGCTCAATTCGCTTCTTTACAAGAACGTTTTGAAAAAGGCGAAGATCTAACAGCTACTATGCAACTTCGTGAAGAAATTGCTGAGCAACATCGTGCTCTAGGTCAAATCAAAGTTATGGCAGCTAAATACGGTTGTGATATCTCTGAGCCAGCGACTACTGCTCAAGAAGCTATTCAGTGGACTTACTTCGGCTACCTAGCTGCTGTTAAATCTCAAAATGGTGCAGCAATGTCTCTAGGTCGTACTTCGACTTTCCTAGACATCTACATCCAACGTGATATCGAAGCAGGTCTTCTAACTGAAGAACTAGCTCAAGAAATGATCGATCACTTCGTAATGAAGCTACGTATGGTTCGTTTCCTACGTACTCCTGAATACGATGAATTGTTCTCTGGTGACCCAATCTGGGCTACAGAATCTATGGGTGGTATGGGTATTGACGGTCGTACACTAGTTACACGTACTAACTTCCGTTTCCTAAACAGCCTTTACACAATGGGTCCTTCTCCAGAGCCAAACATCACGGTTCTTTGGTCTGAGCAACTGCCTGTAGGCTTCAAACGTTTCTGTGCTAAAGTATCTATCGATACTTCTTCTATCCAGTACGAAAATGATGACCTAATGCGTCCTGACCTAGGTTCTGACGATTACGCAATAGCTTGTTGTGTATCTCCAATGATCGTTGGTAAGCAAATGCAGTTCTTCGGTGCTCGTGCTAACCTTGCGAAAACAATGCTTTACTCTATCAACGGCGGCGTTGATGAGAAGCTGAAAATCCAAGTTGGCCCTAAAGAAGCGCCAATGACTGATGAAGTTCTTGATTACGCTAAAGTAATGGATCGTCTAGATCACTTCATGGATTGGTTAGCAACTCAATACGTTACAGCATTGAACTCTATCCACTACATGCACGACAAATACAGCTACGAAGCGTCTCTAATGGCTCTTCATGACCGTGACGTTCGTCGTACAATGGCGTGTGGTATTGCTGGTCTATCTGTTGCAGCCGATTCACTATCTGCAATCAAATTCGCGACAGTTAAACCAATTCGTGACGAAGATGGCATCGCTATCGATTTCGACATCGAAGGTGATTACCCTAAATTTGGTAACAATGACGCTCGCGTTGATGATATCGCATGTGAACTAGTTTCTACGTTCATGGGTAAAATCCGTAAGCTTACTATGTACCGTAATGCTATCCCTACTCAATCTATCCTTACTATTACTTCTAACGTTGTATACGGTAAGAAAACTGGTAACACACCAGATGGTCGTCAAGCAGGTGCTCCTTTTGCTCCTGGTGCTAACCCAATGCACGGCCGTGATGAGAAAGGTGCAGTAGCATCACTAACATCAGTAGGTAAACTACCGTTTGCTGATGCACAAGATGGTATCTCTTACACATTCTCTATCGTTCCTAACGCTCTAGGTAAAGACGATGACAACCGTCGTTCTAACCTTGCTGGCCTAATGGATGGTTACTTCCACCACGAAGCGAACCTAGAGGGTGGTCAACACCTTAACGTAAACGTTCTTAACCGTGAAACTCTAGAAGACGCAGTTAAGCACCCAGAGAACTACCCACAACTGACTATCCGTGTTTCTGGTTATGCTGTGCGTTTTAACTCTCTAACTACTGAACAACAAAAAGACGTAATCGCACGTACTTTCACTGAAACTCTATAA
- the aotM gene encoding arginine/ornithine periplasmic binding protein-dependent transporter, inner membrane component — MDFSIIIESLPIYLDGLWTTVWLVTLSLVIGLCIAVPSAIARNSNNPLIWVPAWAYIYFFRGTPLLIQLYLIYYGMDQFFPVKDTLWEHASFCALVAFALNTGAYTSEIVRGSINGLPQGEIEAAKAYGMSQFQTYKRIILPSALRRALPAYSNEVIFMLHGSAIAGIVTLMDLTGAARLVNSRYYAPFESYIAAGLFYMCLTFIIIFVFKQLETRMLRFMRPLS, encoded by the coding sequence ATGGATTTTTCAATTATTATTGAGAGCCTACCGATTTATTTAGATGGGCTTTGGACAACAGTTTGGTTAGTAACTCTTTCTCTCGTTATTGGCCTGTGTATAGCGGTGCCTTCTGCGATAGCAAGAAATAGCAATAACCCATTAATTTGGGTTCCTGCTTGGGCTTATATTTATTTTTTCCGTGGAACTCCGTTATTAATCCAGTTGTACCTTATTTACTATGGTATGGATCAGTTCTTCCCTGTGAAAGATACGCTATGGGAACATGCATCGTTTTGTGCTTTAGTCGCTTTTGCTCTAAATACAGGCGCATACACTTCTGAGATTGTTCGCGGTTCAATTAATGGTTTACCACAAGGTGAAATAGAAGCGGCGAAAGCCTATGGTATGAGCCAATTTCAAACCTATAAGCGTATTATTTTACCAAGTGCATTGCGTAGAGCGCTTCCTGCTTACAGTAATGAAGTTATCTTTATGCTTCATGGTTCTGCTATTGCGGGAATTGTGACCTTGATGGATTTGACGGGTGCAGCTCGATTGGTTAATTCTCGTTATTATGCGCCGTTTGAGTCATATATTGCAGCAGGTTTATTCTATATGTGCTTAACGTTTATTATCATTTTTGTATTTAAACAATTAGAAACACGAATGCTTAGATTTATGAGACCGTTAAGTTAA
- a CDS encoding membrane protein, whose product MSIDKEQNEKSYSELHRPASEFNSRSDYLDHELQIMKPRRFGLNLPGRDFRFELEDLVPALAGTIGIIAMYSAVMMSWADGLTQAWPHINLGKEFAIEVARVEMLIPAFLFCILASGFFNPRANLAGNHGPMIPLIGAIALAGAHPLALAILLGVFGLLLSYFKGGSKLVNLTSEGVAGGLLVFLGFSGAMGQIGKIQSWSTGLEGGLGYIGLVVLAVNIVLYAYLARINKRWLAIPACAFAGLAVALALGAGFDLKFETQMGIPNLNPVYWWGSTTEGWMLGLPNLQHFLASLPFAILAVAMWSPDFLGHRIFQELNYPRRTEKVLMDVDDTMTMCSIRQMVGTAVGGGNITSSWGTYMIPAAIAKRPIPGGAILLGIIVMTIAILGFPMDVAVWPPVMCMALLVGVFLPMLEAGVQMVKESKDAQSAGICIFAAAVANPVLAWAMTMLLDNNGLIGDKERPKNLSFIDRIVIPGGVLVICLIAMLAVGMLEGQYGIPAFL is encoded by the coding sequence ATGTCTATAGACAAAGAGCAGAACGAAAAGAGCTATAGCGAGTTACACCGCCCAGCTTCTGAGTTCAATAGCCGTTCAGACTATTTAGATCATGAACTGCAAATAATGAAGCCACGTCGTTTTGGTTTAAACCTACCTGGTCGTGATTTCCGTTTCGAACTTGAAGATCTTGTTCCAGCATTAGCAGGTACTATTGGTATCATCGCAATGTACTCTGCTGTGATGATGTCTTGGGCCGATGGTCTTACACAAGCGTGGCCACACATCAACTTAGGTAAAGAATTTGCTATTGAAGTTGCTCGTGTTGAAATGCTAATCCCTGCGTTTTTATTCTGTATTTTAGCGTCTGGTTTCTTTAACCCTCGCGCTAACCTTGCAGGTAATCACGGCCCAATGATCCCACTTATCGGTGCGATCGCGTTAGCTGGTGCACACCCTCTTGCTCTTGCCATTTTATTAGGTGTATTCGGCTTACTACTAAGTTACTTCAAAGGAGGATCCAAGCTTGTTAACTTGACCTCTGAAGGGGTCGCTGGTGGCCTTCTTGTTTTCTTAGGCTTTAGTGGCGCAATGGGTCAAATTGGTAAAATCCAATCTTGGTCTACTGGCCTTGAAGGTGGTTTGGGCTACATTGGCTTAGTCGTTTTAGCGGTAAACATTGTTCTATACGCTTACCTTGCTCGTATTAACAAACGCTGGTTAGCTATCCCTGCTTGTGCATTTGCTGGTTTAGCAGTAGCCCTTGCACTGGGCGCAGGTTTTGACCTTAAGTTTGAAACTCAAATGGGTATTCCTAACCTAAACCCAGTTTATTGGTGGGGCTCTACGACTGAAGGTTGGATGCTAGGTCTTCCAAACCTACAGCACTTCTTAGCTTCTTTACCATTTGCGATTCTTGCTGTTGCAATGTGGTCTCCAGATTTCCTTGGTCACCGTATTTTCCAAGAGCTAAACTACCCACGTCGTACTGAAAAAGTATTGATGGATGTTGATGATACAATGACTATGTGTTCTATTCGTCAAATGGTAGGTACTGCTGTTGGTGGTGGTAACATTACATCGTCTTGGGGTACATACATGATCCCAGCGGCTATTGCTAAACGCCCTATTCCAGGCGGTGCCATTCTTCTTGGTATTATTGTAATGACTATTGCAATCCTTGGTTTTCCAATGGATGTAGCGGTATGGCCACCAGTAATGTGTATGGCTCTATTGGTTGGTGTATTCTTACCAATGCTTGAAGCTGGTGTACAAATGGTTAAAGAAAGTAAAGATGCACAATCTGCGGGTATCTGTATCTTTGCTGCTGCTGTTGCTAACCCAGTATTAGCTTGGGCTATGACAATGCTACTTGATAATAACGGTTTAATCGGCGATAAAGAACGTCCTAAGAATCTTTCTTTTATTGACCGTATCGTTATTCCTGGTGGTGTATTAGTGATTTGTTTAATCGCTATGCTAGCAGTTGGTATGCTTGAAGGTCAGTACGGCATTCCTGCATTTCTGTAA
- the aotJ gene encoding arginine/ornithine periplasmic binding protein-dependent transporter: protein MKKWLLAAVVASTAVTGAAQAKEWKQIRFGIEGAYPPFSWTEPSGELKGFDVDIANALCKEMEARCKIVAQDWDGIIPSLLARKYDAIIAAMSITEERKKKIDFTEKYALIPNKFVAKKGTDLVMTKAGLKGVTVGVQRATTHDKYLTDNFGKGVDLKRYGSFDEAYLDLKAGRIDTVLGDASALEEGLLNKAGGKAYEFVGPSLTDPKWFGDGFGIATRKQDKDLTKQLNAAIQSLREKGIYQEIAAKYFNYDVYGE, encoded by the coding sequence ATGAAGAAGTGGTTATTAGCAGCAGTTGTTGCATCTACAGCCGTCACTGGCGCAGCTCAAGCAAAAGAATGGAAGCAAATTCGATTTGGCATTGAAGGAGCTTACCCTCCGTTTAGTTGGACCGAGCCTTCGGGCGAGCTTAAAGGCTTTGATGTTGATATCGCGAACGCACTATGTAAAGAGATGGAAGCGCGCTGTAAAATAGTAGCGCAAGATTGGGATGGCATTATTCCATCGCTGCTTGCCCGTAAATATGATGCAATTATTGCCGCAATGTCGATTACTGAAGAGCGTAAAAAGAAAATTGATTTCACTGAAAAATACGCACTAATTCCAAATAAATTTGTGGCTAAAAAAGGTACAGATTTAGTAATGACAAAAGCAGGTCTTAAAGGCGTAACTGTTGGTGTTCAACGTGCAACAACACACGATAAATACCTAACAGATAACTTTGGTAAAGGTGTTGATCTTAAACGTTACGGTTCATTTGATGAAGCATACTTAGATCTTAAAGCGGGTCGTATTGATACGGTTCTAGGTGATGCATCAGCATTAGAAGAAGGTCTTCTTAACAAGGCTGGCGGTAAAGCGTATGAGTTTGTTGGCCCATCACTAACGGATCCAAAATGGTTTGGCGATGGCTTTGGTATTGCGACTCGTAAGCAAGATAAAGACTTAACAAAGCAATTAAATGCAGCGATCCAATCGCTACGTGAAAAAGGTATTTATCAAGAAATTGCTGCTAAATACTTCAACTATGATGTTTATGGTGAATAA
- the aotQ gene encoding arginine/ornithine periplasmic binding protein-dependent transporter, inner membrane component, translated as MLDLQGYESSILEGAIVTLQVALLSLILAVFLGLLGALAKMAPYRWARSIATVYTTVVRGIPDLVLMMLLFFGGQMLLNNGLYATNEWINEWMTNSNPDHEWISYLPDYIEISPFIAGVLTIGFIFGAYMAETFRGAIMAVDRGEMEAAKAYGMSGPMAFRRILFPQMIRHALPGFGNNWLVLLKTTALVSIIGLEDMVRVSSMAAGTTKMPFTFYMTVACIFLLFTAVSTGALKLVERKFSIHMR; from the coding sequence ATGTTAGATTTACAAGGATATGAATCCTCCATTTTAGAAGGTGCAATAGTGACGCTACAAGTCGCACTATTATCCCTGATTTTAGCGGTGTTCTTAGGTTTACTAGGTGCGCTAGCTAAGATGGCCCCTTATCGTTGGGCAAGATCAATCGCAACTGTTTATACAACCGTTGTACGTGGTATTCCGGATCTTGTATTAATGATGTTGTTATTCTTCGGTGGCCAAATGCTATTAAATAATGGCTTGTATGCTACCAATGAATGGATAAATGAGTGGATGACAAACTCAAATCCAGATCATGAGTGGATATCTTATCTTCCAGACTATATTGAAATTAGCCCATTTATCGCCGGTGTTTTAACTATTGGATTTATCTTTGGTGCTTACATGGCTGAAACGTTCCGTGGTGCCATCATGGCAGTTGACCGTGGTGAAATGGAAGCAGCAAAAGCGTATGGCATGAGCGGTCCAATGGCTTTCCGACGTATTTTGTTTCCACAGATGATCAGACATGCATTACCGGGGTTTGGTAATAATTGGTTAGTGTTGCTTAAAACTACCGCCTTAGTGTCGATTATTGGCTTGGAAGATATGGTGCGAGTCAGCTCTATGGCAGCAGGAACAACTAAAATGCCATTTACTTTTTATATGACAGTTGCTTGTATTTTCTTATTATTTACCGCGGTTTCAACAGGTGCTTTAAAACTGGTTGAACGTAAATTCAGCATTCATATGAGGTAA
- the mshC gene encoding MSHA pilin protein MshC translates to MLPSKNKQNGFTLVELVSCIVLLSILSITAYSQMPSRSSFEIAALCNETQSALRRVQVQAMNDVVTDIQDQYRVNISTTLVQWQKGASAALNTTADCVGVACSNLVTTDGQIKLTLDQGNASEIHFDGFGRPSDLQAHIISFKDSGSAQKSFTINEEGFIDECV, encoded by the coding sequence ATGTTACCGTCAAAAAATAAACAGAATGGCTTTACCTTGGTCGAGCTTGTGTCATGTATCGTTTTGCTATCAATATTGTCAATTACGGCATATAGCCAAATGCCATCAAGAAGCAGCTTTGAAATTGCCGCATTATGCAATGAAACTCAGTCAGCTCTACGTCGAGTACAAGTGCAAGCAATGAACGACGTTGTTACTGATATACAAGACCAGTATAGAGTTAATATTTCAACGACATTAGTTCAGTGGCAAAAAGGGGCATCAGCAGCATTAAACACAACAGCAGATTGTGTCGGTGTAGCATGCTCAAATCTTGTTACTACAGATGGACAAATTAAACTTACTTTAGATCAGGGAAATGCATCCGAGATCCACTTTGATGGTTTTGGTCGCCCAAGTGATTTACAAGCTCATATCATCTCTTTTAAAGATTCAGGTAGTGCTCAGAAAAGTTTTACTATCAATGAAGAAGGCTTTATTGATGAGTGCGTCTAG
- the grxB gene encoding glutaredoxin 2, which yields MKLFLFEHCPFCMKAKMVAGIKKLPIEFIYMQNDDVDSRIEKVGANMVPILEKEDGSYMAESLDIAEFLDKHDHHSVIEQATHADEISEWLDTARPLFFNLTFARWPQLNLQEFQRPEAVTWYTEKKEAFIGMSFKEALDQSDEYINTLKPLLVDVNFITLPSEKGNKITWDDINLFPFLRNLTVVKGLDFPPHLKNYLDEISELTGVNLFFDVAV from the coding sequence ATGAAATTATTCTTATTTGAACATTGCCCATTTTGCATGAAAGCTAAAATGGTGGCAGGCATTAAAAAACTGCCTATTGAATTCATTTATATGCAAAATGATGATGTTGATAGCCGAATCGAGAAAGTCGGCGCAAATATGGTTCCAATTTTAGAGAAAGAAGATGGCAGTTACATGGCTGAAAGCCTTGATATCGCAGAATTTCTTGATAAACACGATCATCACTCTGTTATTGAGCAAGCGACTCATGCTGATGAAATTTCAGAATGGCTAGATACCGCTCGTCCTTTATTCTTTAACTTAACATTCGCTCGTTGGCCTCAACTAAATTTACAAGAGTTTCAACGCCCTGAAGCGGTGACTTGGTATACTGAGAAAAAAGAAGCTTTCATTGGTATGAGCTTTAAAGAAGCGCTTGATCAAAGTGATGAATACATTAATACGTTAAAACCTCTTTTGGTTGACGTGAATTTCATTACTTTACCATCAGAGAAAGGCAATAAGATCACTTGGGATGACATTAATTTGTTCCCATTCCTTCGTAATCTGACTGTAGTGAAAGGGCTCGACTTTCCTCCACACCTAAAAAATTACTTGGATGAGATAAGTGAACTGACTGGCGTTAATTTATTTTTTGATGTCGCGGTATAG
- the pflA gene encoding pyruvate formate-lyase 1 activating enzyme, whose product MSVGRIHSFESCGTVDGPGIRFIIFLQGCLMRCMYCHNRDTWDTHEGKEVTVTELIEEAKSYRHFMKASGGGITCSGGEAMLQPEFVRDFFRAAQAEGMHTCLDTNGYIRKHTDVIDEVLEASDLVMLDIKHMKDEIHHDFIGVSNKRTLDFARYLQKIGKTTWLRYVIVPGYTDDEESAHMLGEFIKDMDNIEKIELLPYHQLGAHKWEAMGLKYPLDGVNPPPKETMEKMVAVLSQYHNNVKF is encoded by the coding sequence ATGTCTGTAGGTCGTATTCACTCTTTTGAATCTTGTGGTACCGTTGATGGTCCAGGTATTCGCTTCATCATATTTTTACAAGGCTGCTTAATGCGTTGTATGTATTGTCATAACCGCGATACTTGGGATACTCATGAAGGTAAAGAAGTCACCGTTACTGAATTAATTGAAGAAGCCAAAAGCTACCGCCACTTCATGAAAGCGTCTGGCGGCGGCATTACTTGTTCTGGTGGCGAAGCTATGCTTCAACCTGAATTTGTTCGTGATTTCTTCCGTGCAGCACAAGCTGAAGGCATGCATACTTGCCTAGACACAAACGGCTATATTCGTAAGCACACCGATGTGATTGATGAAGTATTAGAAGCATCAGATCTAGTAATGCTTGATATCAAACATATGAAAGATGAAATCCACCACGATTTCATTGGTGTCTCAAATAAACGTACGCTTGATTTTGCTCGTTATTTACAAAAAATTGGAAAAACAACGTGGCTTCGCTACGTAATTGTCCCAGGTTATACGGACGATGAAGAATCAGCGCATATGTTAGGTGAATTCATTAAAGATATGGATAACATCGAAAAAATAGAGCTACTACCTTATCACCAATTAGGTGCCCACAAATGGGAAGCTATGGGCCTTAAGTATCCTCTGGATGGCGTGAATCCTCCTCCAAAAGAGACGATGGAAAAAATGGTTGCAGTCCTAAGCCAATACCATAATAACGTGAAATTCTAA